A window of the Linepithema humile isolate Giens D197 chromosome 4, Lhum_UNIL_v1.0, whole genome shotgun sequence genome harbors these coding sequences:
- the Hex-A gene encoding hexokinase type 2 isoform X3: protein MTEQAWDYVRETWEHIDQSIRDACKDLVLSDDQLRLVMQRLSDEINRGLSRQTHDDATVKCFTTYVQDLPNGTEKGNFLALDLGGTNFRVLLITLDGQNFDMKSKIYAIPQSLMLGTGTQLFDHIAQCLALFVKDLKLQNEVLPLGFTFSFPLTQHGLTQGNLVRWTKGFNCSGVIGEDVVALLEEAIDRRNDVKIDVCAILNDTTGTLMSCAWKNQNCRIGLIVGTGSNACYVEKTRNVECAIPGNYADHKSHMLINTEWGAFGEGGVLDFVTTEFDRAIDENSINPSKQLFEKMISGMYMGELARLVLEKLVNAGLLFGGKYPTDLRKRGKFFTKYVSEIENDPKGKYTNCREVLAELGLRNVSDQDCENVRYVCSLVSRRAAYLASAGIATLLNKMGENNVTVGIDGSVYRFHPHFHDLMTAKITELQNYKFDLMLSEDGSGRGAALVAAVASQRR from the exons ATGACTGAACAAGCCTGGGATTATGTCAGGGAGACATGGGAGCACATTGACCAATCG ATACGAGATGCCTGCAAGGACCTCGTCCTATCTGATGATCAGCTCAGGCTGGTCATGCAGAGGCTCAGCGACGAGATCAACAGAGGCTTATCGAGGCAAACTCACGATGACGCAACTGTCAAATGCTTTACGACCTACGTACAAGATCTGCCAAACGGCACCG AGAAGGGCAACTTCCTAGCACTGGACTTGGGCGGCACAAATTTCCGAGTATTACTGATTACACTGGACGGTCAGAACTTCGATATGAAGAGCAAAATCTACGCAATACCACAGAGCTTGATGCTCGGTACTGGCACCCAGCTGTTCGATCATATCGCTCAATGTTTGGCGTTATTCGTGAAGGACCTGAAGTTGCAGAACGAGGTGCTGCCGTTAGGCTTCACCTTTAGTTTCCCCCTAACTCAGCATGGACTGACACAAGGAAACTTAGTGAGATGGACCAAGGGCTTCAATTGCAGCGGAGTGATCGGCGAGGACGTCGTAGCCCTCCTCGAAGAAGCAATCGATAGAAGAAAC GATGTTAAAATCGATGTATGTGCAATCCTGAATGATACCACCGGTACTTTAATGTCGTGTGCatggaaaaatcaaaattgccGAATCGGCTTAATTGTCG GTACTGGAAGCAACGCTTGCTATGTTGAAAAGACGAGGAATGTGGAATGTGCGATTCCAGGTAATTATGCAGATCACAAGTCCCATATGCTAATCAACACGGAGTGGGGCGCGTTCGGCGAGGGTGGTGTATTGGATTTTGTGACGACCGAGTTCGATCGTGCTATCGATGAAAATTCCATCAATCCGTCGAAgcaattgtttgaaaaaatgatCTCGGGCATGTATATGGGTGAATTGGCGAGGCTCGTCCTCGAGAAACTAGTAAACGCTGGCCTTCTCTTCGGCGGCAAATATCCTACCGATCTCAGAAAGCGCGGAAAGTTCTTCACTAAATACGTCTCCGAAATCGAAAA CGATCCTAAGGGAAAATACACAAATTGTCGGGAGGTGTTAGCTGAGCTGGGTTTGCGGAATGTGAGCGATCAGGATTGTGAGAACGTAAGATACGTATGCTCGTTGGTATCGAGAAGGGCAGCGTATCTGGCGAGCGCGGGGATAGCaacattattgaataaaatggGCGAAAACAATGTCACCGTAGGTATCGATGGCTCCGTGTATCGGTTCCACCCACACTTCCACGATCTCATGACGGCGAAAATCACTGAACTCCAAAACTACAAG TTCGATTTGATGCTGTCGGAGGACGGGAGTGGTCGTGGCGCAGCGCTGGTCGCTGCAGTGGCATCGCAGAGGCGGTGA
- the Hex-A gene encoding hexokinase type 2 isoform X5: MISPSFHGTLDFRCIRDACKDLVLSDDQLRLVMQRLSDEINRGLSRQTHDDATVKCFTTYVQDLPNGTEKGNFLALDLGGTNFRVLLITLDGQNFDMKSKIYAIPQSLMLGTGTQLFDHIAQCLALFVKDLKLQNEVLPLGFTFSFPLTQHGLTQGNLVRWTKGFNCSGVIGEDVVALLEEAIDRRNDVKIDVCAILNDTTGTLMSCAWKNQNCRIGLIVGTGSNACYVEKTRNVECAIPGNYADHKSHMLINTEWGAFGEGGVLDFVTTEFDRAIDENSINPSKQLFEKMISGMYMGELARLVLEKLVNAGLLFGGKYPTDLRKRGKFFTKYVSEIENDPKGKYTNCREVLAELGLRNVSDQDCENVRYVCSLVSRRAAYLASAGIATLLNKMGENNVTVGIDGSVYRFHPHFHDLMTAKITELQNYKFDLMLSEDGSGRGAALVAAVASQRR, from the exons ATGATCTCTCCCTCCTTTCATGGCACCCTTGACTTTCGTTGC ATACGAGATGCCTGCAAGGACCTCGTCCTATCTGATGATCAGCTCAGGCTGGTCATGCAGAGGCTCAGCGACGAGATCAACAGAGGCTTATCGAGGCAAACTCACGATGACGCAACTGTCAAATGCTTTACGACCTACGTACAAGATCTGCCAAACGGCACCG AGAAGGGCAACTTCCTAGCACTGGACTTGGGCGGCACAAATTTCCGAGTATTACTGATTACACTGGACGGTCAGAACTTCGATATGAAGAGCAAAATCTACGCAATACCACAGAGCTTGATGCTCGGTACTGGCACCCAGCTGTTCGATCATATCGCTCAATGTTTGGCGTTATTCGTGAAGGACCTGAAGTTGCAGAACGAGGTGCTGCCGTTAGGCTTCACCTTTAGTTTCCCCCTAACTCAGCATGGACTGACACAAGGAAACTTAGTGAGATGGACCAAGGGCTTCAATTGCAGCGGAGTGATCGGCGAGGACGTCGTAGCCCTCCTCGAAGAAGCAATCGATAGAAGAAAC GATGTTAAAATCGATGTATGTGCAATCCTGAATGATACCACCGGTACTTTAATGTCGTGTGCatggaaaaatcaaaattgccGAATCGGCTTAATTGTCG GTACTGGAAGCAACGCTTGCTATGTTGAAAAGACGAGGAATGTGGAATGTGCGATTCCAGGTAATTATGCAGATCACAAGTCCCATATGCTAATCAACACGGAGTGGGGCGCGTTCGGCGAGGGTGGTGTATTGGATTTTGTGACGACCGAGTTCGATCGTGCTATCGATGAAAATTCCATCAATCCGTCGAAgcaattgtttgaaaaaatgatCTCGGGCATGTATATGGGTGAATTGGCGAGGCTCGTCCTCGAGAAACTAGTAAACGCTGGCCTTCTCTTCGGCGGCAAATATCCTACCGATCTCAGAAAGCGCGGAAAGTTCTTCACTAAATACGTCTCCGAAATCGAAAA CGATCCTAAGGGAAAATACACAAATTGTCGGGAGGTGTTAGCTGAGCTGGGTTTGCGGAATGTGAGCGATCAGGATTGTGAGAACGTAAGATACGTATGCTCGTTGGTATCGAGAAGGGCAGCGTATCTGGCGAGCGCGGGGATAGCaacattattgaataaaatggGCGAAAACAATGTCACCGTAGGTATCGATGGCTCCGTGTATCGGTTCCACCCACACTTCCACGATCTCATGACGGCGAAAATCACTGAACTCCAAAACTACAAG TTCGATTTGATGCTGTCGGAGGACGGGAGTGGTCGTGGCGCAGCGCTGGTCGCTGCAGTGGCATCGCAGAGGCGGTGA
- the Hex-A gene encoding hexokinase type 2 isoform X2, with protein MKTKNRSLFSRICKCYKKETRKYENGDLCPTTEIRDACKDLVLSDDQLRLVMQRLSDEINRGLSRQTHDDATVKCFTTYVQDLPNGTEKGNFLALDLGGTNFRVLLITLDGQNFDMKSKIYAIPQSLMLGTGTQLFDHIAQCLALFVKDLKLQNEVLPLGFTFSFPLTQHGLTQGNLVRWTKGFNCSGVIGEDVVALLEEAIDRRNDVKIDVCAILNDTTGTLMSCAWKNQNCRIGLIVGTGSNACYVEKTRNVECAIPGNYADHKSHMLINTEWGAFGEGGVLDFVTTEFDRAIDENSINPSKQLFEKMISGMYMGELARLVLEKLVNAGLLFGGKYPTDLRKRGKFFTKYVSEIENDPKGKYTNCREVLAELGLRNVSDQDCENVRYVCSLVSRRAAYLASAGIATLLNKMGENNVTVGIDGSVYRFHPHFHDLMTAKITELQNYKFDLMLSEDGSGRGAALVAAVASQRR; from the exons ATGAAGACGAAGAACAGATCACTGTTCAGCAGGATATGCAAGTGTTACAAGAAAGAAACGCGAAAATATGAGAATGGGGATTTATGTCCGACGACCGAG ATACGAGATGCCTGCAAGGACCTCGTCCTATCTGATGATCAGCTCAGGCTGGTCATGCAGAGGCTCAGCGACGAGATCAACAGAGGCTTATCGAGGCAAACTCACGATGACGCAACTGTCAAATGCTTTACGACCTACGTACAAGATCTGCCAAACGGCACCG AGAAGGGCAACTTCCTAGCACTGGACTTGGGCGGCACAAATTTCCGAGTATTACTGATTACACTGGACGGTCAGAACTTCGATATGAAGAGCAAAATCTACGCAATACCACAGAGCTTGATGCTCGGTACTGGCACCCAGCTGTTCGATCATATCGCTCAATGTTTGGCGTTATTCGTGAAGGACCTGAAGTTGCAGAACGAGGTGCTGCCGTTAGGCTTCACCTTTAGTTTCCCCCTAACTCAGCATGGACTGACACAAGGAAACTTAGTGAGATGGACCAAGGGCTTCAATTGCAGCGGAGTGATCGGCGAGGACGTCGTAGCCCTCCTCGAAGAAGCAATCGATAGAAGAAAC GATGTTAAAATCGATGTATGTGCAATCCTGAATGATACCACCGGTACTTTAATGTCGTGTGCatggaaaaatcaaaattgccGAATCGGCTTAATTGTCG GTACTGGAAGCAACGCTTGCTATGTTGAAAAGACGAGGAATGTGGAATGTGCGATTCCAGGTAATTATGCAGATCACAAGTCCCATATGCTAATCAACACGGAGTGGGGCGCGTTCGGCGAGGGTGGTGTATTGGATTTTGTGACGACCGAGTTCGATCGTGCTATCGATGAAAATTCCATCAATCCGTCGAAgcaattgtttgaaaaaatgatCTCGGGCATGTATATGGGTGAATTGGCGAGGCTCGTCCTCGAGAAACTAGTAAACGCTGGCCTTCTCTTCGGCGGCAAATATCCTACCGATCTCAGAAAGCGCGGAAAGTTCTTCACTAAATACGTCTCCGAAATCGAAAA CGATCCTAAGGGAAAATACACAAATTGTCGGGAGGTGTTAGCTGAGCTGGGTTTGCGGAATGTGAGCGATCAGGATTGTGAGAACGTAAGATACGTATGCTCGTTGGTATCGAGAAGGGCAGCGTATCTGGCGAGCGCGGGGATAGCaacattattgaataaaatggGCGAAAACAATGTCACCGTAGGTATCGATGGCTCCGTGTATCGGTTCCACCCACACTTCCACGATCTCATGACGGCGAAAATCACTGAACTCCAAAACTACAAG TTCGATTTGATGCTGTCGGAGGACGGGAGTGGTCGTGGCGCAGCGCTGGTCGCTGCAGTGGCATCGCAGAGGCGGTGA
- the Hex-A gene encoding hexokinase type 2 isoform X1, with translation MEHGYVPGASLPVTLLIRRPCCNSNEAEMCTPEVSKQIRDACKDLVLSDDQLRLVMQRLSDEINRGLSRQTHDDATVKCFTTYVQDLPNGTEKGNFLALDLGGTNFRVLLITLDGQNFDMKSKIYAIPQSLMLGTGTQLFDHIAQCLALFVKDLKLQNEVLPLGFTFSFPLTQHGLTQGNLVRWTKGFNCSGVIGEDVVALLEEAIDRRNDVKIDVCAILNDTTGTLMSCAWKNQNCRIGLIVGTGSNACYVEKTRNVECAIPGNYADHKSHMLINTEWGAFGEGGVLDFVTTEFDRAIDENSINPSKQLFEKMISGMYMGELARLVLEKLVNAGLLFGGKYPTDLRKRGKFFTKYVSEIENDPKGKYTNCREVLAELGLRNVSDQDCENVRYVCSLVSRRAAYLASAGIATLLNKMGENNVTVGIDGSVYRFHPHFHDLMTAKITELQNYKFDLMLSEDGSGRGAALVAAVASQRR, from the exons ATGGAACACGGATACGTGCCCGGAGCAAGTTTg CCAGTTACGCTGCTAATCCGAAGACCTTGTTGCAATAGTAACGAAGCGGAAATGTGCACTCCGGAAGTATCTAAACAG ATACGAGATGCCTGCAAGGACCTCGTCCTATCTGATGATCAGCTCAGGCTGGTCATGCAGAGGCTCAGCGACGAGATCAACAGAGGCTTATCGAGGCAAACTCACGATGACGCAACTGTCAAATGCTTTACGACCTACGTACAAGATCTGCCAAACGGCACCG AGAAGGGCAACTTCCTAGCACTGGACTTGGGCGGCACAAATTTCCGAGTATTACTGATTACACTGGACGGTCAGAACTTCGATATGAAGAGCAAAATCTACGCAATACCACAGAGCTTGATGCTCGGTACTGGCACCCAGCTGTTCGATCATATCGCTCAATGTTTGGCGTTATTCGTGAAGGACCTGAAGTTGCAGAACGAGGTGCTGCCGTTAGGCTTCACCTTTAGTTTCCCCCTAACTCAGCATGGACTGACACAAGGAAACTTAGTGAGATGGACCAAGGGCTTCAATTGCAGCGGAGTGATCGGCGAGGACGTCGTAGCCCTCCTCGAAGAAGCAATCGATAGAAGAAAC GATGTTAAAATCGATGTATGTGCAATCCTGAATGATACCACCGGTACTTTAATGTCGTGTGCatggaaaaatcaaaattgccGAATCGGCTTAATTGTCG GTACTGGAAGCAACGCTTGCTATGTTGAAAAGACGAGGAATGTGGAATGTGCGATTCCAGGTAATTATGCAGATCACAAGTCCCATATGCTAATCAACACGGAGTGGGGCGCGTTCGGCGAGGGTGGTGTATTGGATTTTGTGACGACCGAGTTCGATCGTGCTATCGATGAAAATTCCATCAATCCGTCGAAgcaattgtttgaaaaaatgatCTCGGGCATGTATATGGGTGAATTGGCGAGGCTCGTCCTCGAGAAACTAGTAAACGCTGGCCTTCTCTTCGGCGGCAAATATCCTACCGATCTCAGAAAGCGCGGAAAGTTCTTCACTAAATACGTCTCCGAAATCGAAAA CGATCCTAAGGGAAAATACACAAATTGTCGGGAGGTGTTAGCTGAGCTGGGTTTGCGGAATGTGAGCGATCAGGATTGTGAGAACGTAAGATACGTATGCTCGTTGGTATCGAGAAGGGCAGCGTATCTGGCGAGCGCGGGGATAGCaacattattgaataaaatggGCGAAAACAATGTCACCGTAGGTATCGATGGCTCCGTGTATCGGTTCCACCCACACTTCCACGATCTCATGACGGCGAAAATCACTGAACTCCAAAACTACAAG TTCGATTTGATGCTGTCGGAGGACGGGAGTGGTCGTGGCGCAGCGCTGGTCGCTGCAGTGGCATCGCAGAGGCGGTGA
- the Hex-A gene encoding hexokinase type 2 isoform X4, translated as MKTSTLSCSDLIKQEIRDACKDLVLSDDQLRLVMQRLSDEINRGLSRQTHDDATVKCFTTYVQDLPNGTEKGNFLALDLGGTNFRVLLITLDGQNFDMKSKIYAIPQSLMLGTGTQLFDHIAQCLALFVKDLKLQNEVLPLGFTFSFPLTQHGLTQGNLVRWTKGFNCSGVIGEDVVALLEEAIDRRNDVKIDVCAILNDTTGTLMSCAWKNQNCRIGLIVGTGSNACYVEKTRNVECAIPGNYADHKSHMLINTEWGAFGEGGVLDFVTTEFDRAIDENSINPSKQLFEKMISGMYMGELARLVLEKLVNAGLLFGGKYPTDLRKRGKFFTKYVSEIENDPKGKYTNCREVLAELGLRNVSDQDCENVRYVCSLVSRRAAYLASAGIATLLNKMGENNVTVGIDGSVYRFHPHFHDLMTAKITELQNYKFDLMLSEDGSGRGAALVAAVASQRR; from the exons ATGAAGACGTCCACGTTATCGTGCAGTGACTTGATCAAGCAGGAG ATACGAGATGCCTGCAAGGACCTCGTCCTATCTGATGATCAGCTCAGGCTGGTCATGCAGAGGCTCAGCGACGAGATCAACAGAGGCTTATCGAGGCAAACTCACGATGACGCAACTGTCAAATGCTTTACGACCTACGTACAAGATCTGCCAAACGGCACCG AGAAGGGCAACTTCCTAGCACTGGACTTGGGCGGCACAAATTTCCGAGTATTACTGATTACACTGGACGGTCAGAACTTCGATATGAAGAGCAAAATCTACGCAATACCACAGAGCTTGATGCTCGGTACTGGCACCCAGCTGTTCGATCATATCGCTCAATGTTTGGCGTTATTCGTGAAGGACCTGAAGTTGCAGAACGAGGTGCTGCCGTTAGGCTTCACCTTTAGTTTCCCCCTAACTCAGCATGGACTGACACAAGGAAACTTAGTGAGATGGACCAAGGGCTTCAATTGCAGCGGAGTGATCGGCGAGGACGTCGTAGCCCTCCTCGAAGAAGCAATCGATAGAAGAAAC GATGTTAAAATCGATGTATGTGCAATCCTGAATGATACCACCGGTACTTTAATGTCGTGTGCatggaaaaatcaaaattgccGAATCGGCTTAATTGTCG GTACTGGAAGCAACGCTTGCTATGTTGAAAAGACGAGGAATGTGGAATGTGCGATTCCAGGTAATTATGCAGATCACAAGTCCCATATGCTAATCAACACGGAGTGGGGCGCGTTCGGCGAGGGTGGTGTATTGGATTTTGTGACGACCGAGTTCGATCGTGCTATCGATGAAAATTCCATCAATCCGTCGAAgcaattgtttgaaaaaatgatCTCGGGCATGTATATGGGTGAATTGGCGAGGCTCGTCCTCGAGAAACTAGTAAACGCTGGCCTTCTCTTCGGCGGCAAATATCCTACCGATCTCAGAAAGCGCGGAAAGTTCTTCACTAAATACGTCTCCGAAATCGAAAA CGATCCTAAGGGAAAATACACAAATTGTCGGGAGGTGTTAGCTGAGCTGGGTTTGCGGAATGTGAGCGATCAGGATTGTGAGAACGTAAGATACGTATGCTCGTTGGTATCGAGAAGGGCAGCGTATCTGGCGAGCGCGGGGATAGCaacattattgaataaaatggGCGAAAACAATGTCACCGTAGGTATCGATGGCTCCGTGTATCGGTTCCACCCACACTTCCACGATCTCATGACGGCGAAAATCACTGAACTCCAAAACTACAAG TTCGATTTGATGCTGTCGGAGGACGGGAGTGGTCGTGGCGCAGCGCTGGTCGCTGCAGTGGCATCGCAGAGGCGGTGA
- the Hex-A gene encoding hexokinase type 2 isoform X6 translates to MHKEEMPRQYRIDPIRDACKDLVLSDDQLRLVMQRLSDEINRGLSRQTHDDATVKCFTTYVQDLPNGTEKGNFLALDLGGTNFRVLLITLDGQNFDMKSKIYAIPQSLMLGTGTQLFDHIAQCLALFVKDLKLQNEVLPLGFTFSFPLTQHGLTQGNLVRWTKGFNCSGVIGEDVVALLEEAIDRRNDVKIDVCAILNDTTGTLMSCAWKNQNCRIGLIVGTGSNACYVEKTRNVECAIPGNYADHKSHMLINTEWGAFGEGGVLDFVTTEFDRAIDENSINPSKQLFEKMISGMYMGELARLVLEKLVNAGLLFGGKYPTDLRKRGKFFTKYVSEIENDPKGKYTNCREVLAELGLRNVSDQDCENVRYVCSLVSRRAAYLASAGIATLLNKMGENNVTVGIDGSVYRFHPHFHDLMTAKITELQNYKFDLMLSEDGSGRGAALVAAVASQRR, encoded by the exons ATGCACAAGGAAGAAATGCCGCGACAGTACAGAATTGATCCC ATACGAGATGCCTGCAAGGACCTCGTCCTATCTGATGATCAGCTCAGGCTGGTCATGCAGAGGCTCAGCGACGAGATCAACAGAGGCTTATCGAGGCAAACTCACGATGACGCAACTGTCAAATGCTTTACGACCTACGTACAAGATCTGCCAAACGGCACCG AGAAGGGCAACTTCCTAGCACTGGACTTGGGCGGCACAAATTTCCGAGTATTACTGATTACACTGGACGGTCAGAACTTCGATATGAAGAGCAAAATCTACGCAATACCACAGAGCTTGATGCTCGGTACTGGCACCCAGCTGTTCGATCATATCGCTCAATGTTTGGCGTTATTCGTGAAGGACCTGAAGTTGCAGAACGAGGTGCTGCCGTTAGGCTTCACCTTTAGTTTCCCCCTAACTCAGCATGGACTGACACAAGGAAACTTAGTGAGATGGACCAAGGGCTTCAATTGCAGCGGAGTGATCGGCGAGGACGTCGTAGCCCTCCTCGAAGAAGCAATCGATAGAAGAAAC GATGTTAAAATCGATGTATGTGCAATCCTGAATGATACCACCGGTACTTTAATGTCGTGTGCatggaaaaatcaaaattgccGAATCGGCTTAATTGTCG GTACTGGAAGCAACGCTTGCTATGTTGAAAAGACGAGGAATGTGGAATGTGCGATTCCAGGTAATTATGCAGATCACAAGTCCCATATGCTAATCAACACGGAGTGGGGCGCGTTCGGCGAGGGTGGTGTATTGGATTTTGTGACGACCGAGTTCGATCGTGCTATCGATGAAAATTCCATCAATCCGTCGAAgcaattgtttgaaaaaatgatCTCGGGCATGTATATGGGTGAATTGGCGAGGCTCGTCCTCGAGAAACTAGTAAACGCTGGCCTTCTCTTCGGCGGCAAATATCCTACCGATCTCAGAAAGCGCGGAAAGTTCTTCACTAAATACGTCTCCGAAATCGAAAA CGATCCTAAGGGAAAATACACAAATTGTCGGGAGGTGTTAGCTGAGCTGGGTTTGCGGAATGTGAGCGATCAGGATTGTGAGAACGTAAGATACGTATGCTCGTTGGTATCGAGAAGGGCAGCGTATCTGGCGAGCGCGGGGATAGCaacattattgaataaaatggGCGAAAACAATGTCACCGTAGGTATCGATGGCTCCGTGTATCGGTTCCACCCACACTTCCACGATCTCATGACGGCGAAAATCACTGAACTCCAAAACTACAAG TTCGATTTGATGCTGTCGGAGGACGGGAGTGGTCGTGGCGCAGCGCTGGTCGCTGCAGTGGCATCGCAGAGGCGGTGA